In the Vitis vinifera cultivar Pinot Noir 40024 chromosome 2, ASM3070453v1 genome, one interval contains:
- the LOC100259774 gene encoding probable phospholipid hydroperoxide glutathione peroxidase: MLCVSAPLLGRNSRLVKPFFSNLKQSLLFSSRVRFFSLCFPSTQTGVSSYSSHPIYQRQSGLLYYQPLRSNHTMASQSSPQSVHSFTVKDARGNDVDLSIYKGKALLIVNVASQCGLTNSNYTELHQLYEKYKDQGLEILAFPCNQFGAQEPGSNEEIEKFVCTRFKAEYPIFDKIDVNGDSAAPLYKFLKSSKGGLFGDNIKWNFSKFLVDKDGKVVDRYAPTTSPLSIEKDIKKLLGIS; the protein is encoded by the exons ATGCTTTGTGTTTCAGCTCCTCTTCTTGGAAGAAATTCTCGCCTAGTGAAgccttttttttctaatttgaagcAATCCCTTCTGTTTTCTTCACGCGTTCGTTTTTTCTCTTTGTGTTTTCCGTCTACCCAAACAGGGGTTTCCAGTTATTCGTCCCACCCAATCTATCAGAGACAGAGTGGTCTGCTTTACTACCAGCCTTTGAGATCAAATCACACCATGGCAAGCCAATCCAGTCCGCAATCAGTCCACAGCTTCACCGTTAAG GATGCTAGGGGAAATGATGTTGATCTTAGCATCTACAAGGGAAAAGCCCTCTTGATTGTCAATGTTGCATCACAATG TGGCTTGACCAATTCAAACTACACAGAGCTGCATCAGTTGTATGAGAAATACAAAGATCAAG GTTTGGAGATTTTGGCATTCCCATGCAATCAGTTTGGAGCACAGGAACCTGGGAGTAATGAAGAGATAGAAAAGTTTGTTTGCACTCGCTTTAAGGCTGAGTATCCCATCTTTGATAAG ATTGATGTGAATGGCGATAGTGCTGCTCCACTGTACAAGTTTCTGAAGTCAAGCAAAGGTGGACTCTTTGGTGACAACATCAAATGGAATTTCTCCAAGTTCCTGGTGGACAAAGATGGCAAAGTTGTTGACCGCTATGCACCCACAACTTCTCCCCTTAGCATCGAG AAGGACATAAAGAAACTGCTCGGAATCTCATAA